Below is a window of Tolypothrix bouteillei VB521301 DNA.
CAATCCCCGCAAGTTGTTGTTGATTATTGTTTGGCGATCGAGAGCGTAAGCAACAGCTTGTCTGAAAGCAACAGTATTAAACCAACGGGACTTAACCGGATCGACAAGAGGTTTTCCGTTGCGACGACCTTTGTTAAGGTTAAAAGCAAGTAAACTTGTACCGGTGTCGGGTCCTGCATTTTGAATGCTAAAATCACCTCGTTTTTCTTCTCGCTTCAGCAATTGGAAAGTTCCCGGACCAATTTCCAGTACATCCAATCCTCCAGAGCGAAACTGCATCAAAGCCGTATCAGCATTTTCTACAATTTGCCAAACAATACGCTCGATATATGGCTGCGGCTTCCCTTGTGCATCCTTTCGCCAGTAGTAAGGGTTGCGCCGAAATATCATTCTTTGACTGGGTAAATAAGTTTCTAGAGTATAAGGTCCATTCACAATAATTTTCTTGGGGTCTGTATCTATTCCCCAAGTAGAGAAAAATTCCGGTCTGCCATCGGAGCGCTTGGTTTCCACTGCTTTGCGTAAGGCGTGTTCTGGTAAAATCTCCATTTCTGCTGCAATTAATGCCAAAAAGGGTGCATAGGGTTCTGGCATAATAAATTCCACTCGCCGACTGTCAATTTTGCGGACTTTAGGAAAAGCTTTGCTAACACCAATGCGGAGGTTATCTTGAGCGTAGGTAGGAATTTCTTTATTTAGATAGATGTTGTTAAAGGAAAAAACAACATCGTCCGCTGTGAGGGGTTCTCCATCTGACCACTTTAATCCCTCACGCAAGGTAAAGGTATATCGCAGCTTATCCTGAGAAATTTCCCATGACTCCGCGATCGCAGGTTCAATTTTCTTAGTAATGCCATTGAGAGCTGCTAATGGTTCATAAGTAAAACGAAAGATATTGGGAGTTGATTGGCTCAAAGCTGCGTTAAAAGTTTGCGGATTACCCCCGGCGCTAATAACTAGTTGGGATACTTGAGCTGCTGAGGTTTTAAATTGACCGGGATTGCAGCCGTTCAAAGATAGAGCTATCCAAAAACCTAGTAAAGCTACAATCCAACCTCTTGGGAAAATTTGTGGTAATTTTTTTGGAAAAAAATGTGCTTTCATTTTTCTAGAACTTTGCGATGGGCTTTATTCTAGAATTCATCTTGCTAAAGTGTCTAGTGAAAAATAGGAATGGGTTTTTGTATAGGACGACGGGCGTCTTCACCCGTCCCATAGGAAAATCACAATTAACAACCCCTAATCCCTAACTTTCATTTCGTATATATTCCAAACATAGTTACCAGGTGCAGGAAAAATAGAAGTGTATTTCACATTTTCTAAGTTATCACGCACTGCTGCTAAAGCCAGGGGATTAAACAAGTAAATAAAAGGTAAATATTCTTGAGCAAGACGTTGCGTTTCTACATAAATTGCTTTGCGTTTTGCTTCGTCAAACTCTCTAGCAGCTTCGATGTAAAGATCGTCAATTTTTTTCTCCCAATCAGAAGTTTCCCATCCTTCTATACGATCTTTTTTACTTTGCGGTTTCTGATTAAAAACGTGAAAGTTTCCATCTACAGCCCAGATATTGTAACCGTTGGCTGGTTCAACACCACCGGTGATTGCTCCATACCAACTGTCCCAATCTAAAGTATTGGAAATTTTTTCTCCAATAACACCAAAATCTAGGAACTGTAAATCCATCGTAATTCCAATCTTTTTTAAATCCTGTTGAATTCTCGGTGTAACTGTCGGTCTACCACCAGATGATACCAGCATGGAAAAGCGGACTCGATTGCCATCAGAATCTAGTAATTGACCTTTGCTATCGTATTTAAATCCTGCTCCTAGTAAAAGTTGCTTGGCTTTTTCTGGATTATAATCGTAAGATTTTAAGCCTTCCTTGGTAGAAAAGAAGTAGGGGCTGGGGACTGAAATTGGGGAGTTTTGCGTTTCGCCCAATCCACGCAGGATGTTGTTGATCATGGTTTGGCGATCGATAGCATACGCAACTGCTTGTCTGAAAGCAACATTGTTAAACCAGCGCGACTTGATGGGATCTACTAAAGGTTTTCCATTACGACGACCTTTATTAAGGTTAAAAACCATAAAACTCGTACCAGAATCAGGTCCCGCATTATCAATATTAAATTTCCCGCGTTTTTCTTCACGCTTTAACAGTTGAAAACTACCGGGACCAATTTCGAGTAAATCCAACCCTCCAGAGCGAAATTGCATTAAAGCTGTGTCAGCATTTTCCACAATTTGCCAGACAATACGTTCAATATAAGGTTGCTGCTTTCCTTGTGCGTCCTTACGCCAGTAGTAAGGATTGCGTCGGAATACCACACGCTGGCTGGGTGAGTAGCTTTCTATTGTGTAAGGACCGTTAACAATAATTTTTTTAGGGTCTGTGTCTGTTCCCCAGGTAGAAAGAAACTCTGGTTGTCCGTCACCTCGTTGTGTTTCCACAGCTTTACGCAAAACGTGTTCTGGTAA
It encodes the following:
- a CDS encoding ABC transporter substrate-binding protein encodes the protein MKAHFFPKKLPQIFPRGWIVALLGFWIALSLNGCNPGQFKTSAAQVSQLVISAGGNPQTFNAALSQSTPNIFRFTYEPLAALNGITKKIEPAIAESWEISQDKLRYTFTLREGLKWSDGEPLTADDVVFSFNNIYLNKEIPTYAQDNLRIGVSKAFPKVRKIDSRRVEFIMPEPYAPFLALIAAEMEILPEHALRKAVETKRSDGRPEFFSTWGIDTDPKKIIVNGPYTLETYLPSQRMIFRRNPYYWRKDAQGKPQPYIERIVWQIVENADTALMQFRSGGLDVLEIGPGTFQLLKREEKRGDFSIQNAGPDTGTSLLAFNLNKGRRNGKPLVDPVKSRWFNTVAFRQAVAYALDRQTIINNNLRGLGEPQDSPFFAPSPYYLSAKQGLKAYNYNVDKAKEVLLGAGFKYDNKGQLLDSDGNRVRFTMLAPASNRPSVPPKIKQDLSKIGMTVDLQYVDFSVLGDKITNTLDWETYLGGMSGNIEPHDGYNVWTVEGSFHVFNQKPAKGQPPLEGWEASDWEKKIEALFIAGAREFDETKRKAIYDEVQRLAQEYVPIVHLWNSLALVAVRNTVQGVKYSAAFPSPRGYIWNLYEMKVAEGNRG
- a CDS encoding ABC transporter substrate-binding protein translates to MTSNILRKLFRRSWLLAVLGIWIILSLNGCNPSQYKTQAAQVEQLVIAAASDPKTFNYALIQESPNISAFTYESLATENGVTKEVEPALAKSWNISEDKLRITFTLRDGLKWSDGEPLTVDDVIFSFNQIYLNPRIPSYYQDGLRIGKSRKFLKVRKLDSNQVEFTLPEPFSPFLRTVAAGTAILPEHVLRKAVETQRGDGQPEFLSTWGTDTDPKKIIVNGPYTIESYSPSQRVVFRRNPYYWRKDAQGKQQPYIERIVWQIVENADTALMQFRSGGLDLLEIGPGSFQLLKREEKRGKFNIDNAGPDSGTSFMVFNLNKGRRNGKPLVDPIKSRWFNNVAFRQAVAYAIDRQTMINNILRGLGETQNSPISVPSPYFFSTKEGLKSYDYNPEKAKQLLLGAGFKYDSKGQLLDSDGNRVRFSMLVSSGGRPTVTPRIQQDLKKIGITMDLQFLDFGVIGEKISNTLDWDSWYGAITGGVEPANGYNIWAVDGNFHVFNQKPQSKKDRIEGWETSDWEKKIDDLYIEAAREFDEAKRKAIYVETQRLAQEYLPFIYLFNPLALAAVRDNLENVKYTSIFPAPGNYVWNIYEMKVRD